From Arthrobacter sp. FW306-2-2C-D06B, a single genomic window includes:
- a CDS encoding O-antigen ligase family protein, with protein MPIEWVKREGAMIVLFVLTLAGGAYGAMNGLNGLTVVIGIMAFLIVLVIGLTRPKMTPYIIVFFTVFDRDLHLSGPVQLTSLTIVLFLLAPGFLRVIMTGKAVPRFARVGIWMLIFGLIVASLASAQPDLAWAGLVRWVPALIMIMGVGSLCITEEGMSRRVANALVYGGAVCGAFGILQRSGRYWLVGPPYAPDVTDSTFGYYTNFANFEALAAVVGVSLIISGLRLRRRLPLLITASTLLCVYMVATSYSRGAVGLVAVGLLVILLKELARPFRFFVVVGLLSLMGWLVVQLAPAELLAELIGKFTSSQNGDIVRSQLQAGGLQMLAKSPLGIGFNNFSALISSGDIYSTLALAHSHNTFVQMGLDAGWLGGAGFLILVVGAFWRAFRSKGGVVAVGFGAALAGFLVQVSQDYFFFEEASLVAFGLLVAGSVAGLRQKRTVEGDSLGTSDDSIGDISGKVGLRGDRTSEAGRASKLGPVYRDYAGQLRSRSSNKENAKSVPLTSDLRPGRR; from the coding sequence ATGCCGATTGAATGGGTCAAACGCGAAGGGGCAATGATTGTCCTCTTCGTCTTGACCCTCGCTGGTGGTGCCTATGGAGCTATGAACGGGCTAAACGGGTTGACCGTTGTTATTGGGATCATGGCGTTTCTGATCGTCTTGGTCATTGGACTCACCCGCCCCAAGATGACGCCCTACATCATCGTTTTTTTCACAGTCTTTGATCGCGACCTACACCTTTCAGGTCCAGTTCAGCTAACTTCCTTGACCATCGTTCTCTTCTTGCTTGCGCCAGGATTCCTGCGCGTCATCATGACGGGCAAAGCGGTCCCCCGGTTCGCCCGGGTTGGCATTTGGATGCTTATTTTCGGACTTATCGTCGCGTCTCTCGCGTCAGCGCAGCCGGACCTCGCTTGGGCTGGTCTAGTGCGTTGGGTACCTGCGCTCATCATGATCATGGGCGTCGGATCACTTTGCATCACCGAAGAGGGCATGTCCCGCCGAGTCGCCAATGCTCTCGTTTACGGCGGCGCGGTTTGCGGCGCCTTCGGCATCCTGCAACGCAGTGGCAGGTACTGGCTGGTTGGGCCGCCGTATGCACCGGACGTCACGGATTCAACGTTCGGCTACTACACCAACTTCGCCAACTTCGAAGCTCTTGCGGCCGTCGTTGGCGTTAGCTTGATCATTTCCGGCCTCAGGTTGCGCCGTCGGCTGCCTCTCCTCATTACGGCGAGCACCCTGCTTTGTGTCTATATGGTTGCGACGTCATATTCGCGTGGCGCGGTTGGGCTCGTTGCGGTCGGCCTACTGGTGATCTTGCTGAAGGAGCTTGCCCGGCCATTCCGATTCTTCGTCGTAGTCGGATTATTGAGCTTGATGGGCTGGCTCGTGGTGCAGCTTGCCCCAGCCGAACTCCTTGCGGAACTGATCGGGAAGTTCACCAGCTCTCAGAATGGCGATATCGTTCGATCGCAACTTCAGGCCGGCGGCCTCCAAATGCTGGCAAAGTCGCCGCTAGGCATCGGATTCAACAACTTCAGCGCCCTCATATCATCCGGAGACATTTACTCAACACTGGCACTGGCGCATTCCCACAACACTTTCGTCCAGATGGGGTTGGATGCCGGATGGCTTGGCGGCGCCGGATTCCTAATACTCGTTGTCGGCGCTTTCTGGCGCGCGTTCCGGTCCAAGGGCGGCGTCGTAGCTGTGGGCTTCGGCGCCGCCCTTGCCGGTTTCTTGGTGCAGGTGTCGCAGGACTATTTCTTTTTCGAAGAAGCATCCCTTGTTGCGTTCGGCCTTCTGGTTGCCGGTTCCGTGGCCGGCCTACGGCAGAAGCGCACCGTAGAGGGTGATTCCTTGGGCACCAGTGACGATTCCATTGGAGATATTTCCGGGAAGGTCGGCTTGCGCGGCGATCGAACCAGCGAGGCGGGGAGAGCGAGCAAGCTCGGCCCCGTTTACCGGGATTACGCCGGACAACTTAGGTCCCGTAGTTCCAACAAAGAGAACGCCAAGAGCGTACCTCTGACCAGCGACCTTAGACCAGGACGCCGATAG